A region of Myxococcus stipitatus DSM 14675 DNA encodes the following proteins:
- a CDS encoding alpha-amylase family glycosyl hydrolase, whose amino-acid sequence MRETKQGEPRRPRKDFSETACEARNNEVVQRTARSRAAPELFGPADQLQVPDFLTAIVPLEPVPEPSWRPGMGAIPYDGGTTFRVWAPYAQRVQVVGDFSHWHAVELAREPSGNFSRDIASAGNGQQYQFIIQGRYGDWRWRNDPRASDVTHSTGNSVILDHRDFVWRFDGLFQMPAPHEAVIYELHIGTFNDSPGWGPGHWLSAIDKLDYLRELGVNLVELMPSAEFAGDFSWGYNPTFPFAPESAYGTPNDLKRFVDEAHRRGIGVIMDVVYNHLGPSDLPHWDFDGETLGRGGVYFYPDWRASTPWGDTRPDYGRSEVRDYLRDNALMWLREYHMDGLRVDATKEIRTASGVDNPAGWELLRSLTEAVKREFPWKLLIAEDMAANPAVTHPQGAGFDAQWDAAFVHPMRAALIAPFDEWRDLNAVRDALTFRYNGRSTQRIVYTESHDEVANGRSRLPTEVSPYNPGDVLAKKKALLGTVLTLTAPGIPMLFMGQEFLEDGHFDDGEPLDWGKAGWFGGILQAHRDLIRLRRNWHDTTAGLRGEHVHVFHLNHDDKVLAFHRWEDGGPGDDVVVIVNLGHRAFSGYALGLPSDGPWRVRFNGDWQGYSPDFSGTSVQDVWGEWSGRDGMPASGQLSLGAYSAVILSKDRG is encoded by the coding sequence ATGCGAGAGACGAAGCAGGGCGAGCCACGCCGGCCGCGCAAGGACTTCAGCGAGACCGCGTGCGAGGCACGCAACAACGAGGTGGTGCAGCGCACCGCGCGCTCGCGGGCCGCACCGGAGCTCTTCGGCCCCGCCGACCAGCTCCAGGTCCCCGACTTCCTCACCGCCATCGTCCCGCTGGAGCCCGTGCCGGAGCCCTCCTGGCGCCCGGGCATGGGCGCGATTCCCTACGACGGCGGCACCACCTTCCGGGTCTGGGCGCCCTATGCGCAGCGGGTGCAGGTGGTGGGCGACTTCAGCCATTGGCACGCGGTGGAGCTCGCCCGCGAGCCGTCGGGCAACTTCTCGCGAGACATCGCCAGCGCGGGCAACGGACAGCAGTACCAGTTCATCATCCAGGGCCGCTATGGCGACTGGCGCTGGCGCAATGACCCGCGCGCCTCCGACGTGACGCACTCCACGGGCAACAGCGTCATCCTGGACCACCGGGACTTCGTCTGGCGCTTCGACGGACTGTTCCAGATGCCGGCGCCGCACGAGGCCGTCATCTACGAGCTGCACATCGGCACGTTCAACGACTCGCCGGGCTGGGGGCCGGGCCATTGGCTGAGCGCCATCGACAAGCTCGACTACCTGCGGGAGCTGGGCGTCAACCTGGTGGAGCTGATGCCGTCGGCCGAGTTCGCCGGTGACTTCTCCTGGGGCTACAACCCCACCTTCCCCTTCGCGCCGGAGAGCGCGTACGGCACCCCCAACGACTTGAAGCGCTTCGTGGACGAGGCGCATCGACGCGGCATCGGCGTCATCATGGACGTCGTCTACAACCACCTGGGCCCCAGCGACCTGCCGCACTGGGACTTCGACGGGGAGACGCTGGGCCGGGGCGGCGTGTACTTCTATCCGGACTGGCGCGCGAGCACGCCGTGGGGCGACACGCGCCCGGACTACGGCCGCTCCGAGGTGCGCGACTACCTGCGCGACAACGCCCTCATGTGGCTGCGCGAGTACCACATGGATGGGCTGCGCGTGGACGCGACGAAGGAGATTCGCACCGCCAGCGGCGTGGACAATCCCGCGGGTTGGGAGCTCTTGCGCTCGCTCACCGAGGCGGTGAAGCGCGAGTTCCCGTGGAAGCTCCTCATCGCCGAGGACATGGCGGCCAACCCCGCTGTCACCCACCCGCAGGGAGCGGGCTTCGATGCGCAGTGGGACGCGGCCTTCGTGCACCCGATGCGCGCCGCGCTCATCGCGCCCTTCGACGAGTGGCGCGACCTGAACGCCGTCCGCGACGCGCTGACCTTCCGCTACAACGGCCGGAGCACGCAGCGCATCGTCTACACGGAGAGCCACGACGAGGTGGCCAACGGCCGCAGCCGACTTCCCACGGAGGTCTCCCCGTACAACCCCGGTGACGTGCTCGCGAAGAAGAAGGCCCTGCTGGGCACGGTGCTGACGCTCACCGCGCCGGGCATCCCCATGCTCTTCATGGGGCAGGAGTTCCTGGAGGACGGGCACTTCGACGACGGCGAGCCGCTCGACTGGGGCAAGGCCGGGTGGTTCGGCGGAATCCTCCAGGCCCACCGGGACCTCATCCGGCTGCGCCGCAACTGGCACGACACCACCGCGGGCCTGCGCGGCGAGCACGTCCACGTCTTCCACCTCAACCACGACGACAAGGTGCTGGCCTTCCACCGCTGGGAGGACGGCGGGCCGGGTGACGACGTGGTGGTCATCGTGAACCTGGGCCACCGCGCCTTCTCCGGGTACGCGCTGGGCCTGCCCTCGGATGGCCCGTGGCGGGTGCGCTTCAACGGGGACTGGCAGGGCTACTCGCCGGACTTCAGCGGCACCTCCGTCCAGGACGTCTGGGGGGAATGGAGCGGACGGGATGGCATGCCCGCGAGCGGCCAGTTATCTCTAGGGGCATACAGCGCGGTCATCCTCTCGAAGGACCGCGGCTGA
- a CDS encoding helix-turn-helix domain-containing protein, which produces MLLARPTDLAPRAPWPDMPLVVWPAALALWGPGEMSSKHAHHAIHLMFRREGTLSVRVGAAKADTRAAGVLVGPDVTHTVDARGGEVLLLFVEPESQDGLRLRASLTGELRLFDEAERDTLLASLPREGPLPHAAMGPWMESTLAALAGATVATPPPMHPRVRKLLRHLRAEPAPEDTSLESLSQVAGLSSGRLMHVFTESTGVPLRPYLLWLKLQRAAGAIAAGRSLGEAAHAAGFSDAAHLTRTFQRMFGTAPSLLQRRSQFVQAQAGTSEAS; this is translated from the coding sequence ATGCTGCTCGCCCGCCCCACCGACCTCGCGCCCCGCGCCCCCTGGCCCGACATGCCGCTGGTGGTGTGGCCCGCGGCGCTCGCGCTCTGGGGCCCGGGCGAGATGTCGTCGAAGCACGCGCACCACGCGATTCACCTGATGTTCCGGCGCGAGGGCACGCTGTCGGTCCGCGTGGGCGCGGCGAAGGCGGACACGCGCGCCGCGGGGGTGCTCGTGGGGCCGGACGTCACCCACACCGTGGATGCACGCGGCGGCGAGGTGCTCCTGCTCTTCGTCGAGCCGGAGAGCCAGGACGGCCTCCGGCTGCGGGCCTCGCTCACGGGCGAGCTTCGCCTCTTCGATGAAGCCGAGCGAGACACCCTGCTCGCCAGCCTGCCCCGGGAGGGCCCCCTGCCTCACGCGGCCATGGGGCCCTGGATGGAGTCCACGCTCGCGGCCCTGGCGGGCGCCACCGTGGCCACGCCGCCCCCCATGCATCCGCGCGTGCGCAAGCTGCTGCGCCACCTGCGCGCGGAGCCCGCACCGGAGGACACGTCGCTGGAGTCGCTGTCCCAGGTGGCGGGGCTGTCCTCGGGGCGGCTGATGCATGTCTTCACCGAGTCCACGGGTGTCCCGCTGCGCCCCTACCTGCTCTGGCTGAAGCTCCAGCGCGCGGCGGGGGCCATCGCCGCGGGGCGCTCGTTGGGAGAGGCCGCCCATGCGGCGGGCTTCTCCGACGCGGCGCACCTCACGCGCACCTTCCAGCGCATGTTCGGCACCGCGCCCTCGCTGCTTCAACGTCGCAGCCAGTTCGTTCAAGCCCAGGCAGGCACCTCCGAAGCATCTTGA
- a CDS encoding DoxX family protein yields the protein MSFALVLLSIFLVLHLPPLRRRPSLSTPVLRAAMASGLFFIGAGVMHFVMPERYDALIPPQLPWPRFWTLLSGVVEVAGGVGMLSVRTRKLAAVGLIGLLLAILPANIHEAMANQASHVLPFPDWYFWVRIPFQLVYVAWVTWAGGLWPARTRASEPLPG from the coding sequence ATGTCCTTCGCGCTCGTGCTCCTCAGCATCTTCCTGGTGCTCCACCTCCCCCCGCTGCGCCGCCGTCCCTCGCTGTCCACCCCCGTCCTCCGCGCCGCGATGGCCTCGGGGCTCTTCTTCATCGGCGCGGGCGTCATGCACTTCGTCATGCCCGAGCGCTACGACGCCCTGATTCCGCCGCAGCTCCCGTGGCCGCGCTTCTGGACGCTGCTGTCGGGCGTGGTGGAGGTCGCGGGCGGGGTGGGGATGCTGTCCGTCAGGACGCGGAAGCTCGCGGCCGTGGGGCTCATCGGGCTGCTCCTGGCCATCCTCCCGGCCAACATCCACGAGGCGATGGCGAACCAGGCGTCCCATGTCCTGCCCTTCCCGGACTGGTACTTCTGGGTGCGCATCCCCTTCCAGCTCGTCTACGTGGCGTGGGTGACGTGGGCTGGTGGACTGTGGCCGGCCAGAACGCGTGCGAGCGAGCCGCTCCCTGGTTAG
- a CDS encoding aldo/keto reductase family protein has translation MHFRHLGRSGLAVSEISFGNWLTHGSQVEEEAALACVKAAQDVGITTFDTADVYAGTRAEAVLGRALKGQRRAGYELFTKVYWPTGPGKNDTGLSRKHIMESIHGSLARLQTDYVDLYQAHRFDTATPLEETMLAFADIVRQGKALYIGVSEWTADQIRLGAAMARELRIPFISSQPQYSMLWRVIEAQVIPASLEEGLGQIVWSPMAMGVLTGKYLPGKPPPAGSRATDPSGSRFIARFMKEDVLTRVQQLRPLAESAGLTMAQLAVAWVLQNKGVSSAIIGASRPEQVLDTAKAAGVKLEPELMRRIDEVLGPVVERDPALTETPDRKL, from the coding sequence ATGCACTTCCGTCATCTTGGCCGCAGCGGTCTGGCAGTCAGTGAGATCTCCTTCGGCAACTGGCTCACCCATGGCTCGCAGGTCGAGGAGGAGGCGGCGCTCGCGTGCGTGAAGGCCGCGCAGGACGTGGGCATCACCACGTTCGACACGGCGGACGTCTACGCGGGCACCCGCGCGGAGGCCGTGCTGGGGCGCGCGCTGAAGGGCCAGCGCCGCGCCGGCTATGAGCTGTTCACCAAGGTGTACTGGCCCACGGGCCCGGGGAAGAACGACACGGGCCTGTCGCGCAAGCACATCATGGAGTCCATCCACGGCTCGCTCGCGCGGCTCCAGACGGACTACGTGGACCTGTATCAGGCGCACCGCTTCGACACCGCCACGCCGCTGGAGGAGACGATGCTCGCCTTCGCGGACATCGTCCGGCAGGGCAAGGCCCTCTACATCGGCGTGTCCGAGTGGACGGCGGACCAGATTCGACTGGGCGCGGCGATGGCTCGGGAGCTGCGCATCCCGTTCATCTCCAGTCAGCCGCAGTACTCCATGCTCTGGCGCGTCATCGAGGCGCAGGTCATCCCCGCGTCGCTCGAGGAGGGGCTCGGGCAGATTGTGTGGTCGCCCATGGCGATGGGCGTGCTCACCGGCAAGTACCTCCCGGGCAAGCCGCCTCCCGCGGGCAGCCGCGCCACGGACCCCTCCGGCTCGCGCTTCATCGCGCGCTTCATGAAGGAGGACGTGCTCACGCGCGTGCAGCAACTGCGTCCGCTCGCGGAGTCCGCGGGCCTCACCATGGCGCAGCTCGCGGTCGCCTGGGTGTTGCAGAACAAGGGCGTCTCCTCCGCCATCATCGGCGCCTCGCGTCCGGAGCAGGTGCTGGACACCGCGAAGGCCGCGGGCGTGAAGCTGGAGCCGGAGCTGATGCGTCGCATCGACGAGGTGCTGGGCCCCGTCGTCGAGCGCGACCCCGCGCTCACCGAGACGCCCGACCGGAAGCTCTAG
- a CDS encoding NIF family HAD-type phosphatase, with amino-acid sequence MLLVLDLDETLIHAREAPLERAADFELMGYHVYVRPHLERFLTECAARFRLAVWSSASDDYVEAIASRIFPSAQRPELVWGRSRCTYAVDCARVQEEGFMDPSRHCAYVKKLGKLKRRGFRLERVLIVDDTPAKCAFNYGNAIYVRPFEGAREDAELPVLSRYLGTLADVPDVRRLEKRGWWRSGA; translated from the coding sequence ATGCTCCTGGTGCTGGATTTGGACGAGACGTTGATTCACGCGCGCGAGGCGCCGCTGGAGCGCGCGGCGGACTTCGAGTTGATGGGCTACCACGTCTACGTCCGGCCGCACCTGGAGCGCTTCCTCACCGAGTGCGCGGCGCGCTTCCGCCTCGCTGTCTGGTCCTCCGCGTCGGATGACTACGTGGAGGCCATCGCCTCGCGCATCTTCCCGTCCGCGCAGCGTCCCGAGCTCGTCTGGGGACGCAGCCGGTGCACCTACGCGGTGGACTGCGCGCGCGTGCAGGAGGAGGGCTTCATGGACCCGTCCAGGCACTGTGCCTACGTGAAGAAGCTGGGCAAGCTGAAGCGGAGAGGCTTCCGGCTGGAGCGTGTCCTCATCGTCGATGACACTCCCGCCAAGTGTGCCTTCAACTACGGCAATGCCATCTACGTGCGCCCCTTCGAGGGCGCACGGGAGGACGCGGAGCTGCCGGTGCTGTCCCGCTATCTGGGCACCCTCGCGGACGTGCCCGACGTGCGGCGGCTGGAGAAGCGGGGCTGGTGGCGGAGCGGTGCTTGA
- a CDS encoding PQQ-dependent sugar dehydrogenase codes for MRSSQILSTLACALWLPFAVTAHAQDATQPAPESESEEATPTSLGSPFPPAFPGQTNGPVVTSSTRYQITQIATGFNRPWAIAFLPDGRMLVTEKPTGKLYIVTQQGAKSAPVAGLPAVDGRDQGGLLDVEVAPDFATSRLIFWTYYEPRSAGNGLAVGRGRLLDGAQPRIDSLRIIFRMKPTLDSTMHAGGRLVFHPDGTLFVTLGERSILPGRVQARQLNSHFGKIVRINLDGSVPANNPFVNRTGARPEIYSLGHRNVLAAALDGQGRLWEVEMGPLGGDELNLVGAGKDYGWPTIGYGTEYSGAPIHQSGQGPGMEQPVYFWNPVISPSGMTIYSGNLFPEWKGNFFIGGLSSHALVRLVIANDRVVGEERLKPAGNGRVREVVQGPEGALYLLTDDPNGRLLKMTPQGATP; via the coding sequence ATGCGTTCGAGTCAGATTCTGTCGACCCTCGCCTGCGCCCTCTGGCTGCCCTTCGCGGTGACGGCCCACGCCCAGGACGCCACCCAGCCCGCACCCGAGAGCGAGAGCGAAGAGGCCACTCCCACCTCCCTCGGCTCACCCTTCCCGCCCGCGTTCCCAGGCCAGACGAACGGCCCCGTCGTCACCTCGAGCACCCGCTACCAGATCACCCAGATTGCCACGGGCTTCAATCGCCCCTGGGCCATCGCCTTCCTCCCGGATGGGCGCATGCTGGTGACGGAGAAGCCCACCGGGAAGCTCTACATCGTCACGCAGCAGGGCGCGAAGTCGGCCCCCGTCGCGGGCCTGCCCGCCGTGGATGGCAGGGACCAGGGCGGCCTGCTCGACGTCGAGGTGGCCCCCGACTTCGCCACCAGCCGCCTCATCTTCTGGACCTATTACGAGCCCCGCTCCGCCGGCAACGGACTCGCCGTCGGCCGAGGCCGGCTCCTGGACGGCGCGCAGCCTCGCATCGACAGCCTGCGCATCATCTTCCGCATGAAGCCCACGCTCGACTCGACGATGCACGCGGGCGGGCGCCTGGTGTTCCACCCCGACGGCACCCTGTTCGTCACGCTGGGCGAGCGCTCCATCCTCCCCGGCCGCGTCCAGGCCCGTCAGCTCAACAGCCACTTCGGCAAGATTGTCCGCATCAACCTCGACGGCTCCGTGCCCGCGAACAACCCGTTCGTGAACCGCACCGGCGCGCGCCCTGAAATCTACTCGCTGGGCCACCGCAACGTCCTGGCCGCCGCGCTGGATGGCCAGGGCCGCCTGTGGGAGGTCGAGATGGGACCGCTGGGCGGAGACGAGCTCAACCTCGTCGGCGCGGGCAAGGACTACGGCTGGCCCACCATCGGCTACGGCACCGAGTACTCCGGCGCCCCCATCCACCAGAGTGGCCAGGGCCCCGGCATGGAGCAACCCGTCTACTTCTGGAACCCAGTGATTTCTCCGTCCGGGATGACCATCTACTCCGGCAACCTGTTCCCCGAGTGGAAGGGCAACTTCTTCATCGGCGGCCTGTCGAGCCACGCGCTGGTGAGGCTCGTCATCGCGAATGACCGCGTCGTCGGTGAAGAGCGGCTGAAGCCCGCGGGGAACGGACGGGTCCGCGAGGTCGTCCAAGGTCCCGAAGGCGCCCTCTACCTCCTCACGGATGACCCCAATGGCCGACTGCTCAAGATGACGCCCCAGGGCGCCACCCCGTAG
- a CDS encoding MotA/TolQ/ExbB proton channel family protein has product MTLPILLAQTGQPELGWLSSKLLGVTLTSAEWVLWILVVLSVLSIAIMLERTVYFARHRLPDSESLAVRLARGDFEAARKAVEGRTGMEAAVIREALASTGQGADTVEQVIASTMARERPQYERFLSFLGTLGNNAPFIGLFGTVLGIIKAFHDLGATNVKGAAIQQTVMAGISEALVATAVGLAVAIPAVVAFNIFNRQLKTLTSRANALGHALVGSLRAEGRTPEGR; this is encoded by the coding sequence ATGACGCTTCCCATCCTCCTGGCCCAGACAGGGCAACCCGAGCTCGGCTGGCTCAGCAGCAAGCTGCTCGGCGTCACGCTCACCTCCGCCGAATGGGTCCTCTGGATTCTCGTCGTGCTGTCCGTGCTCTCCATCGCCATCATGCTGGAGCGCACGGTGTACTTCGCGCGTCACCGTCTCCCGGACTCGGAGTCGCTCGCGGTGCGGCTGGCCCGCGGTGACTTCGAGGCGGCGCGCAAGGCCGTGGAAGGCCGCACCGGCATGGAGGCCGCCGTCATCCGCGAGGCCCTCGCGTCCACCGGCCAAGGCGCGGACACCGTGGAGCAGGTGATTGCCTCCACCATGGCGCGCGAGCGTCCCCAGTACGAGCGCTTCCTGTCGTTCCTGGGCACGCTGGGCAACAACGCCCCGTTCATCGGCCTGTTCGGCACGGTGCTCGGCATCATCAAGGCGTTCCACGACCTGGGCGCCACCAACGTGAAGGGCGCGGCCATCCAGCAGACCGTCATGGCGGGCATCTCGGAGGCGCTCGTCGCCACCGCCGTGGGCCTGGCCGTCGCGATTCCCGCCGTCGTCGCCTTCAACATCTTCAACCGCCAGCTCAAGACGCTCACCAGCCGCGCCAACGCCCTGGGCCACGCCCTGGTCGGCAGCCTGCGCGCCGAGGGCCGCACGCCGGAGGGCCGCTAG
- a CDS encoding ExbD/TolR family protein, whose protein sequence is MAGGAQDNEEEITGINVTPLVDVVLVLLIIFMVTANFIVRETVEVDLPRAANGGETVQGLVNVVLDKEGKLYFDGAHVTDAELTRKVAEAVAKDKDTRAIISADQSIAYGQVMRLIDTVKGQGIAKFALNIEKDVAPAAAPATP, encoded by the coding sequence ATGGCCGGAGGCGCGCAGGACAACGAAGAGGAGATCACGGGCATCAACGTCACGCCGCTCGTGGACGTCGTGCTGGTGCTCCTCATCATCTTCATGGTGACCGCCAACTTCATCGTCCGCGAGACGGTGGAGGTGGACCTGCCCCGCGCGGCCAACGGCGGCGAGACGGTGCAGGGCCTGGTCAACGTGGTGCTCGACAAGGAGGGGAAGCTCTACTTCGACGGCGCCCACGTGACGGACGCGGAGCTGACGCGGAAGGTGGCCGAGGCCGTCGCCAAGGACAAGGACACCCGCGCCATCATCAGCGCCGACCAGAGCATCGCGTACGGACAGGTGATGCGGCTCATCGACACGGTGAAGGGCCAGGGCATCGCCAAGTTCGCGCTCAACATCGAGAAGGACGTGGCCCCCGCGGCCGCGCCCGCCACACCCTGA
- a CDS encoding energy transducer TonB, with product MSQAVLDDNSVLPRRDNAPRVVVIFTLVSLALHGVGFWWLNRIAERPRPVAQRPVELVMVEVTKPPPPPPPEEKKEEPKPPPKPKPVKPPPIKVAEAPKPVPPPPEQAPPPPNEPPPTPQAKPPPLVVGMTMSSTTSAGAFAAPVGNTAYGQVAATAKDPKDVKAYSAPKYTPIYQVDSEPTVASEVKIPYPEEARRAGIEGTVTLSITIDHEGRVVAVKVLSGPGYGLNEAARDAIKRFRFKPAIKGGEAVSTEMKYSYTFLLD from the coding sequence ATGAGCCAGGCGGTCCTCGACGACAACTCCGTGCTTCCCCGCAGGGACAATGCCCCGCGCGTGGTGGTCATCTTCACGCTCGTGTCGCTCGCGCTGCACGGCGTGGGCTTCTGGTGGCTCAACCGCATCGCCGAGCGCCCGCGCCCCGTCGCGCAGCGCCCCGTCGAGCTGGTCATGGTGGAGGTGACGAAGCCGCCTCCGCCGCCCCCTCCCGAGGAGAAGAAGGAAGAGCCCAAGCCGCCGCCCAAGCCCAAGCCGGTGAAGCCTCCGCCCATCAAGGTCGCCGAGGCCCCCAAGCCCGTGCCGCCTCCGCCCGAGCAGGCGCCGCCGCCCCCCAACGAGCCGCCGCCCACGCCCCAGGCCAAGCCTCCGCCGCTCGTGGTGGGCATGACGATGTCCTCCACCACCAGCGCCGGCGCCTTCGCCGCGCCCGTGGGCAACACCGCCTACGGCCAGGTGGCCGCCACCGCGAAGGACCCCAAGGACGTGAAGGCGTACTCCGCGCCCAAGTACACGCCCATCTACCAGGTGGACTCGGAGCCCACCGTGGCCTCCGAGGTGAAGATTCCCTACCCGGAGGAGGCGCGGCGCGCGGGCATCGAGGGCACGGTGACGCTGTCCATCACCATCGACCACGAAGGCCGCGTGGTCGCCGTCAAGGTGCTCTCCGGTCCCGGCTACGGACTCAACGAAGCCGCGCGAGACGCCATCAAGCGCTTCCGCTTCAAGCCCGCCATCAAGGGGGGCGAGGCGGTCTCCACGGAGATGAAGTACTCGTACACGTTCCTCTTGGACTGA
- a CDS encoding MarR family winged helix-turn-helix transcriptional regulator yields the protein MSSSSENLGRRGKSPHSGLDAQEPEEALSKQAWALLFELMSAHMRNFPALAAEFELSPVQAHVVRQLGEGPLAMSTLANYLSCDASNVTGLVDRMEARGLVERRSSEQDRRVKMLVLTEAGATLRERLLERMAEPPELIAALADEDLRALRDIMRRALRPQ from the coding sequence ATGAGCTCGAGCAGCGAGAATCTGGGGCGACGGGGGAAGTCACCGCACTCCGGGCTGGACGCCCAGGAACCTGAGGAGGCCCTGTCCAAACAGGCCTGGGCGCTCTTGTTCGAGTTGATGAGCGCCCACATGCGCAACTTCCCCGCCCTGGCGGCGGAGTTCGAGCTGTCCCCGGTGCAGGCGCACGTGGTGCGTCAGCTGGGTGAAGGCCCGCTGGCGATGAGTACGCTGGCCAACTATCTGTCCTGTGACGCGTCCAACGTGACGGGCCTGGTGGACCGGATGGAGGCGCGCGGGCTGGTGGAGCGGCGCAGCAGCGAGCAGGACCGGCGCGTGAAGATGCTGGTGCTGACGGAGGCGGGCGCGACGCTGCGCGAGCGGCTGCTGGAGCGCATGGCGGAGCCCCCGGAGCTCATCGCCGCGCTGGCGGACGAGGACCTGCGAGCGCTGCGCGACATCATGCGCCGCGCGCTGCGCCCGCAGTGA
- a CDS encoding TolC family protein has translation MSSLLALTLAATLAAAPPPVLTLQDALTQARKENLDLKAAQARLRQADTASRKAWSGYLPTITVGGAIVRNSNAAVIPPGPLGPEPVVIQPLVQRSFQAEARQAIIAPQLWAGIQAAYKSERVAELTVEQARREILFGVAQAYYGAAAQAQAVTVQERLVELNGARAKDTKVRFDAGTVTRVALLRAEQDLSRAEQDLIRARNALASAKLVLATLLNVDSGDFEVAPPPEPQVPVQTETEVLVQRSLEQRADVAAARETTELARINKRGVWFSYLPTLGVTATYRIANAAGFQGSNDIWLVTFGASWTIWDGGLREANLTEASAKIVEAQANARKAELTAREEVQRSQLDLQSALANRLKAEQTVELARESQRLTDVSFKAGVATYLEVADANTALTSAEIGLVAERLQASVAALRLLRSVGAFEARPLGSDLKEEDVAAPVAQPLPGATEQHPLQPATQEQPAQPEQQPAPQP, from the coding sequence ATGAGTTCACTTCTGGCGTTGACCCTGGCGGCCACCCTGGCCGCGGCACCGCCCCCCGTACTGACCCTGCAGGACGCACTCACCCAGGCCCGCAAGGAGAACCTGGACCTGAAGGCGGCCCAAGCTCGGCTGCGGCAGGCGGACACCGCGTCTCGCAAGGCGTGGTCTGGCTATCTGCCCACCATCACCGTGGGTGGCGCCATCGTCCGCAACTCCAACGCGGCCGTCATTCCCCCCGGCCCGCTCGGTCCCGAGCCGGTCGTCATCCAGCCGCTCGTCCAGCGGTCGTTCCAGGCCGAGGCGCGCCAGGCCATCATCGCCCCCCAGCTCTGGGCGGGCATCCAGGCCGCGTACAAGAGCGAGCGCGTGGCGGAGCTCACGGTGGAGCAGGCGCGCCGTGAAATCCTCTTCGGCGTGGCGCAGGCGTACTACGGCGCCGCGGCGCAGGCCCAGGCGGTGACGGTGCAGGAGCGGCTGGTGGAGCTCAACGGCGCTCGCGCCAAGGACACCAAGGTGCGCTTCGACGCGGGCACCGTGACGCGCGTGGCGCTCTTGCGCGCCGAGCAGGACCTGTCCCGCGCGGAGCAGGACCTCATCCGCGCCCGCAACGCGCTGGCGTCCGCCAAGCTGGTGCTGGCCACGCTGCTGAACGTGGACAGCGGCGACTTCGAGGTGGCCCCGCCGCCCGAGCCGCAGGTGCCGGTGCAGACGGAGACGGAGGTGCTGGTGCAGCGCTCGCTGGAGCAGCGCGCGGACGTGGCCGCCGCCCGGGAGACGACGGAGCTGGCGCGCATCAACAAGCGCGGCGTGTGGTTCAGCTACCTGCCCACGCTCGGCGTCACCGCCACCTACCGCATCGCCAACGCGGCGGGCTTCCAGGGCAGCAACGACATCTGGCTGGTCACCTTCGGCGCCAGCTGGACGATTTGGGACGGCGGTCTGCGCGAGGCCAACCTCACGGAGGCGTCCGCGAAAATCGTCGAGGCCCAGGCCAACGCCCGCAAGGCGGAGCTGACGGCGCGCGAGGAAGTGCAGCGCTCGCAGTTGGACTTGCAGAGCGCCCTGGCCAACCGCCTCAAGGCGGAGCAGACGGTGGAGCTGGCGCGTGAGTCGCAGCGCCTCACCGACGTCTCCTTCAAGGCCGGCGTGGCCACGTACCTGGAGGTCGCCGACGCCAACACCGCGCTGACCAGCGCGGAAATCGGCCTGGTGGCGGAGCGGCTCCAGGCCTCCGTCGCCGCGCTGCGCCTGCTGCGCTCGGTGGGTGCGTTCGAGGCGCGTCCGCTCGGCTCCGACCTGAAGGAAGAGGACGTGGCGGCGCCGGTGGCGCAGCCGCTCCCCGGCGCCACGGAGCAGCACCCGCTGCAGCCCGCGACGCAGGAGCAGCCGGCCCAGCCGGAGCAGCAGCCCGCGCCGCAGCCGTAG
- a CDS encoding methyltransferase family protein encodes MDAETFHRIALPVSAVVFLLFAMVLPTVRLRRRTGREAFVLHRRANAFQRVLGVCMGVFILGVTAWSALYAALGSAALGVWPVPEPVRWLGWGAVAAGLVVVRVAQVQMGASWRIGIAREHTALVTDGLFSVVRNPIFAGMLWVVTGIAVVTPSAWTWMAWADYVLLVSLQVRLEEEHLLGLHGEVYRDYAERVGRFLPGVGRLGARDVVAS; translated from the coding sequence ATGGACGCCGAAACCTTCCACCGCATCGCGCTGCCCGTCAGCGCCGTCGTCTTCCTCCTCTTCGCCATGGTGCTGCCCACGGTGCGGCTGCGCCGGCGCACGGGCCGCGAGGCCTTCGTCCTCCACCGCCGCGCCAACGCGTTCCAGCGTGTCCTCGGCGTGTGCATGGGGGTGTTCATCCTGGGCGTGACGGCCTGGAGCGCGCTGTACGCGGCGCTGGGCTCGGCCGCGTTGGGCGTGTGGCCGGTGCCGGAGCCGGTGCGGTGGCTGGGGTGGGGCGCGGTGGCGGCGGGGCTCGTCGTCGTGCGGGTGGCGCAGGTGCAGATGGGCGCGTCGTGGCGCATCGGCATCGCCCGCGAGCACACCGCGCTGGTGACGGACGGGCTGTTCTCCGTCGTCCGCAATCCCATCTTCGCGGGCATGCTGTGGGTGGTGACGGGCATCGCCGTCGTGACGCCCAGCGCGTGGACGTGGATGGCGTGGGCCGACTACGTGCTGCTCGTGTCGCTCCAGGTCCGGCTGGAGGAGGAGCACCTGCTCGGGCTGCATGGAGAGGTATACCGCGACTACGCGGAGCGGGTGGGCCGCTTCCTCCCCGGCGTGGGTCGCCTGGGGGCGCGTGACGTCGTGGCTTCTTGA